The following proteins are co-located in the Sebastes umbrosus isolate fSebUmb1 chromosome 24, fSebUmb1.pri, whole genome shotgun sequence genome:
- the LOC119483799 gene encoding uncharacterized protein LOC119483799 gives MKGSLLTAEDVAMGEIEIIKFCQSQGFGDELISLQKGDKLKGSSHIVKLDPVFQNGILRVGGRLHQSALPEDAKHPVILPKGHHVSTLILRHIHQETGHGGRNYTLSRLRERFWIPQADSAIRKILSKCVTCKRISAKPGEQRMANLPQDRLIPDKPPFTNVGIDFFGPFEVKRGRSRVKRYGVLFTCLTVRAIHIEVAHSLDTDSCINAFRRFIARRGQVSVMRSDNGTNLVGAEKEMREAIKGWNQSKISDILIQKDITWIFNPPAGSHFGGVWERQIRSVRKILNQTLKQQPLDDECLQTLLCEVEAIINSRPITRVSNDPDDLEALTPNHILLLKRQPVLPPGVFQKEDLYVKRRWKQVQYLSDIFWKRWTKEYLPLLQERQKWLVPRRNLKPGDVVLIVDDRQYLIQTDLSDVFL, from the exons ATGAAGGGATCTCTGCTCACTGCTGAAGATGTTGCAATGGGAGAAATTGAGATTATCAAGTTTTGTCAAAGTCAAGGCTTTGGTGATGAGCTTATTTCTCTTCAGAAAGGTGACAAGCTTAAAGGGAGCAGTCACATAGTCAAGCTTGATCCTGTTTTTCAAAATGGGATTTTAAGAGTTGGAGGGAGGTTGCATCAGTCTGCATTGCCAGAAGATGCTAAGCATCCTGTGATTCTTCCTAAAGGTCATCATGTTTCCACTTTGATTCTCAGACATATTCACCAAGAAACAGGACATGGTGGAAGGAATTATACACTAtccagactgagagagagattCTGGATTCCACAAGCAGATTCTGCCATTAGGAAAATACTGTCTAAGTGTGTCACATGCAAAAGGATCTCAGCAAAACCTGGTGAACAGAGAATGGCAAATCTACCACAAGATCGTTTGATACCTGACAAGCCCCCATTCACTAATGTGGGAATAGACTTTTTTGGACCCTTTGAGGTCAAGCGTGGGCGGAGTAGAGTCAAGAGGTATGGTGTATTGTTCACATGTCTTACTGTTAGAGCAATTCACATAGAAGTTGCCCATTCACTCGACACTGACTCAtgcataaatgcatttaggagATTTATTGCTAGGAGAGGCCAAGTGTCTGTTATGAGATCAGATAATGGCACAAACCTGGTGGGAGCAGAGAAAGAAATGCGTGAAGCAATTAAAGGTTGGAATCAATCAAAAATCTCAGACATTCTCATCCAGAAAGACATTACCTGGATATTCAACCCACCAGCAGGTTCACATTTTGGTGGCGTTTGGGAGAGGCAGATACGATCTGTAAGAAAAATTCTTAACCAGACTCTGAAACAGCAGCCCCTCGACGATGAATGCCTCCAGACATTGTTATGTGAAGTTGAGGCAATTATCAATAGCAGGCCAATAACAAGAGTCTCAAATGATCCAGATGATCTAGAAGCGCTGACACCAAACCACATACTTCTTCTTAAAAGACAACCAGTGCTACCACCTGGAGTATTTCAAAAGGAAGATCTGTATGTCAAGAGGAGGTGGAAACAGGTGCAGTACCTGTCTGACATCTTTTGGAAGCGTTGGACAAAGGAGTACTTGCCGCTTTTGCAAGAAAGACAGAAGTGGTTAGTACCCAGGAGAAATCTGAAACCAGGAGATGTCGTCCTCATAGTTGATGACA GACAATATCTGATTCAAACGGACTTGTCAGACGTGTTTTTGTGA